The following proteins are encoded in a genomic region of Channa argus isolate prfri chromosome 3, Channa argus male v1.0, whole genome shotgun sequence:
- the LOC137124554 gene encoding neuropeptide Y receptor type 2-like, producing the protein MDLSRDRPSDWSSLQPSYSPLLQYDGSQEKHNHTYSLHSSVVPTTSSSPIAYLHQPLPSLLPSHLVPSLIPSLLLPTTSSLTYPTSPFVYQPSSSFPVSLSTFSPNDLADLEKMLLWTLHEPSTIVLTIMYCLSFILGFIGNLMSLRVLTNRHSQRLASPSATRSLLVNLAVCDLAVVCVCMPITLGSQIYTAWVYGDLLCRAVPFTQAISVSASVLTLTVISVNRYYSVRSPLRARCMFTRRRILATVAVVWAVSSIMCAPIAVMNRRQEISFGTFAILVCQEQWPQHRLKQGYNVLLFVMLYCLPVTFNLTIGFLTGRRLWGGKKSTFADLDPRSQALHSSRLKTRQKIAKMVVCLVLLFAVSWLPLYLADLWIDCEQRPPSWLLQTRPFAQWLGLTNSSLNPICYCFIGDLYRSAKVIRMRYYQKVASLFSSSSFSSSAAVASPVSATTDDKVTAAECHHIAAAAVAASASMVTIPRLLSLARGQGLGQKIRDSSDSRAGSDHSISDWCRSSPSVCDSSLFPCQLHTLQHSIERTDFLPTRRHSVNENTASLHLRIESVEIDVLPLRRHSGERIYGLSADKRDAVTIRRDALCYSGQKRNKTSQAYCLVGDSEDERTDMTSL; encoded by the exons ATGGATCTGTCACGGGACCGGCCGTCAGACTGGAGCTCACTCCAACCCAGctactctcctctgctgcagtacGACGGCTCTCAGGAAAAGCACAACCACACCTACAGCCTCCACAGCTCTGTAGTGCCCACCACCTCCAGCTCCCCAATTGCCTACCTCCATCAACCCCTGCCCTCTCTGCTTCCTTCCCACCTCGTTCCGTCTCTCATTCCCTCCCTACTCCtccccaccacctcctccctcACCTACCCAACATCCCCTTTTGTCTAccaaccctcctcctcctttcctgtGTCCCTGTCCACCTTTTCTCCCAATGACTTGGCAGATCTGGAGAAGATGCTGCTCTGGACTCTCCATGAGCCCAGCACCATCGTTCTGACCATCATGTACTGTCTGTCTTTCATTCTGGGATTTATTGGGAATTTAATGTCCCTGCGCGTCCTCACCAACAGGCACAGTCAGCGCTTGGCCAGTCCCAGTGCCACGCGCAGTCTCCTGGTGAACCTGGCAGTGTGTGACCTGgcggtggtgtgtgtgtgcatgcccaTTACTCTGGGAAGCCAGATCTACACCGCCTGGGTCTACGGTGACCTCCTCTGTCGAGCGGTGCCTTTTACGCAGGCCATTTCAGTATCGGCCAGCGTGCTGACGCTGACAGTCATCAGCGTCAATCGTTACTACAGTGTTCGATCACCACTGCGAGCTCGCTGCATGTTCACTCGCCGACGGATCTTGGCTACAGTCGCTGTCGTTTGGGCAGTGTCCTCAATTATGTGCGCCCCCATTGCAGTGATGAACAGGCGACAGGAAATCAGCTTCGGGACGTTCGCCATCTTGGTCTGTCAGGAGCAGTGGCCTCAGCATCGCCTTAAACAAGG ATACAACGTGCTTTTATTTGTGATGCTCTACTGTCTGCCCGTGACGTTTAACCTCACCATAGGCTTCTTGACCGGCAGGCGGCTTTGGGGAGGGAAGAAATCCACTTTCGCCGACCTTGATCCTCGCAGCCAGGCTCTGCACAGCTCGCGCCTCAAGACTCGCCAGAAGATCGCCAAAATGGTGGTGTGCCTGGTGCTGCTGTTTGCGGTGTCCTGGCTGCCGCTCTACTTAGCCGACCTTTGGATCGACTGCGAACAAAGGCCGCCATCTTGGCTGCTGCAGACACGGCCGTTTGCCCAGTGGCTGGGCCTGACAAACTCCAGCCTTAACCCCATCTGTTACTGTTTCATTGGGGATCTGTACCGCTCGGCGAAAGTGATACGTATGCGATACTACCAGAAAGTTGCCTCtctcttcagctcctcctcatTCTCCAGCTCGGCCGCGGTGGCGTCCCCAGTATCGGCGACCACAGACGACAAAGTGACTGCCGCGGAGTGCCACCACATTGCCGCCGCCGCTGTGGCAGCATCTGCATCTATGGTCACCATCCCCAGGCTGTTGAGCTTGGCTCGAGGCCAGGGACTTGGTCAGAAGATCAGAGACAGCTCAGACAGTCGAGCAGGCTCCGACCACAGTATCTCAGACTGGTGTCGGTCCAGTcccagtgtgtgtgacagctcCTTGTTCCCCTGCCAGctccacacactgcagcactcCATTGAAAGGACAGACTTCTTGCCCACCAGAAGACACTCTGTGAATGAGAACACTGCATCACTGCATTTAAGAATTGAGTCGGTGGAAATCGATGTGCTTCCTTTGAGGAGGCATTCAGGCGAGAGGATATATGGTCTGTCCGCTGATAAGAGAGACGCAGTTACAATACGGAGGGACGCCCTCTGTTACAGCGggcagaagagaaacaaaacatcacaaGCCTACTGTCTTGTAGGAGACAGTGAGGATGAAAGAACTGACATGACCAGTCTGTAA